In candidate division WOR-3 bacterium, the following proteins share a genomic window:
- a CDS encoding DUF4388 domain-containing protein, translated as MALEGTLEDFELTDILQIIQMGRKDGTLIIEHPSGEKAKIFIENSIVVHAECGGETDELAIAKIFEWDKGRFRFEIGQKTDKKTLNIPIPTMIIEAARKIDEWNRIKKVIPSLETVFELEPNPNTDIEVINLNADEWRVLSQIDGKRNIKELANILRMGEIETAKILFGLIGLGLVRIKKIEEKKEKFETEKKEKEEEKKDKGIFGFFRKK; from the coding sequence ATGGCACTTGAAGGAACACTTGAAGATTTTGAATTAACAGATATTTTACAGATAATTCAAATGGGAAGGAAGGATGGAACTTTAATTATTGAACATCCTTCCGGTGAAAAGGCGAAAATTTTTATTGAGAATTCCATAGTAGTTCATGCAGAATGTGGAGGTGAAACCGATGAACTTGCCATAGCAAAAATTTTTGAATGGGATAAGGGTAGATTCAGATTTGAAATCGGACAGAAGACTGATAAAAAAACATTAAATATACCAATTCCAACAATGATAATAGAAGCTGCAAGAAAAATTGATGAATGGAACAGGATAAAAAAGGTTATACCTTCTCTTGAAACAGTTTTTGAACTTGAACCTAACCCGAATACAGATATTGAGGTGATTAATTTAAATGCCGATGAATGGAGAGTCCTTTCTCAAATTGATGGAAAAAGAAATATTAAAGAACTCGCAAATATTTTAAGAATGGGAGAAATTGAAACAGCAAAAATTCTTTTCGGTTTAATAGGATTAGGTCTTGTAAGAATAAAAAAGATAGAAGAAAAAAAAGAAAAATTTGAAACAGAGAAAAAAGAAAAAGAAGAAGAGAAAAAGGACAAAGGTATTTTTGGATTTTTCAGAAAAAAATAA